In a genomic window of Besnoitia besnoiti strain Bb-Ger1 chromosome XI, whole genome shotgun sequence:
- a CDS encoding Armadillo/beta-catenin family repeat-containing protein (encoded by transcript BESB_020900) encodes MAAEDFVPTLCDIALKGGSKDVQRVAAGVLSTTVVRPTCRDIVFTGSSLQDVLRVVLDSKMPEVYTQVLWAISYFPLGDEFVLPLLENHVIERMKQMLTEDHVGVQTQARATIVQLSANKQLRNRFIELGFLPLLVARTSTHDLSCCEASILAMQTLSDSPILSASLLDFGVELKLQEILHECLQHESKLLSISSAAGSRTSLKDETESGPFCATPLSAPSDDIRHCSSPHTVQEIPRELEAARSAALGLLCQLSNHAVQEQLAMLDDATVTMVINCIAGARIRAIEEKRSAALLLRLWAGVERTRKLLLSHGVIAVLLQLILSTEEPTVMHQLAWSIGNIALGESSTQVETQLAEAGAVDALLYYTTSMHEEVRRRAQWALGMLDEETLKYNAILASRSSEALGLPELLRRQRELLRRRWQCKNDRAAQASSDSAPKLQTQQVLPAAPCSRMNHLAGAEPEGAADDVCRVDVDFARSEAGALENDGRLISHTGLRVRAKSDSIENLQGSVRHCSVCCSREAL; translated from the coding sequence ATGGCAGCTGAGGACTTCGTCCCAACGCTGTGTGACATCGCGCTGAAAGGAGGCAGCAAGGATGTACAGCGTGTGGCGGCTGGCGTCCTGAGCACCACTGTTGTGAGGCCGACCTGTCGCGACATCGTCTTCACTGGATCCTCTTTGCAAGATGTTCTTCGGGTGGTGCTGGACTCGAAGATGCCGGAAGTCTACACTCAGGTCCTTTGGGCCATCTCATATTTTCCGCTCGGCGACGAGTTCGTTCTACCTCTTTTGGAGAATCACGTGATCGAGCGCATGAAGCAGATGTTGACTGAAGACCATGTAGGAGTTCAGACGCAAGCGCGAGCTACCATCGTACAGCTGAGCGCCAACAAGCAGCTGCGAAACCGTTTTATCGAATTGGGCTTCCTCCCCCTGCTTGTAGCTCGTACCAGCACTCATGATCTGTCGtgctgcgaggcgagcaTCCTTGCCATGCAAACACTGAGTGATTCGCCAAtactctcggcgtcgctcctcgACTTTGGCGTGGAGCTCAAGCTCCAGGAGATTCTCCATGAGTGTCTCCAGCACGAAAGCAAACTTCTTTCcatctcctccgccgctggtTCACGGACGTCACTGAAGGACGAAACAGAGAGCGGGCCTTTTTGCGCGactccgctctccgcgccaaGCGATGACATTAGGCATTGCTCGAGTCCACACACAGTCCAAGAGATCCCTCGAGAGCTGGAAGCAGCCAGAAGCGCAGCGCTTGGCCTGCTTTGTCAGCTTTCTAACCACGCTGTTCAAGAACAACTGGCTATGTTGGACGACGCAACAGTGACTATGGTGATCAACTGTATTGCGGGGGCGCGGATTCGAGCGATTGAAGAGAAGCGGTCTGCAGCCTTGTTGCTCAGGCTCTGGGCTGGAGTCGAGCGGACGCGGAAACTCTTGCTGTCCCACGGCGTCATCGCGGTACTACTGCAACTCATTCTTTCGACAGAAGAACCAACCGTGATGCACCAACTGGCCTGGAGCATTGGCAACATTGCTCTGGGGGAGAGCAGCACGCAAGTGGAAACTCAGCTGGCCGAAGCCGGCGCGGTAGATGCTCTCCTTTACTACACCACATCTATGCATGAAGAGGTACGACGACGAGCGCAGTGGGCCCTCGGCATGCTTGACGAAGAGACGCTGAAGTATAATGCCATCCTCGCAAGCAGGAGCAGCGAGGCCCTAGGTCTTCCGgagcttctccgccgccagcgggaGTTACTGAGACGAAGATGGCAGTGCAAGAATGACCGCGCTGCCCAAGCTTCCAGCGACTCTGCGCCAAAGCTACAGACGCAGCAGGTGCTTCCAGCTGCCCCTTGTTCTCGTATGAATCATTTggccggcgcagagcccgAGGGAGCAGCCGATGACGTCTGCAGAGTCGATGTAGATTTCGCGAGGTCTGAAGCTGGAGCTCTGGAGAACGATGGGAGGCTCATCTCCCATACTGGACTTCGTGTGCGGGCGAAGAGTGATAGTATAGAGAACTTGCAGGGGTCAGTCAGGCACTGTAGTGTTTGCTGCTCCCGGGAGGCCCTCTAA
- a CDS encoding hypothetical protein (encoded by transcript BESB_020910), with amino-acid sequence MLDLLGQYSNPNASAPTQPRQMQQGPSGSTSHLTSRALEGSENRGGESRRESSLRVSQDEADDWGRALNNRELLDCVVEALISLYRLGVLRDVFDKEAMDKQFLPLFAGSSSSDSTIVSLLSLANCLCIEPELLNSFLETSILGDIATSITEQGVQSEDLYTQTAELLRVALLHEDAQE; translated from the coding sequence ATGCTCGATCTGCTAGGACAGTATTCGAATCCGaacgccagcgcgccgacgcaaCCTAGGCAGATGCAACAAGGCCCCTCTGGTTCAACTTCCCATTTGACTTCCCGGGCTCTGGAAGGGTCAGAAAaccgaggcggcgagagtcGCAGGGAGTCGTCTCTCCGAGTCAGTCAAGATGAGGCTGACGACTGGGGGAGAGCCCTGAACAATCGCGAACTTCTCGACTGCGTAGTCGAGGCCCTTATTTCGCTCTATCGCCTGGGCGTGCTTAGAGACGTCTTTGACAAGGAGGCGATGGACAAGCAGTTTCTGCCTTTGTTCGCCGGTTCCTCAAGCTCAGACAGCACAATtgtgtctcttctgtcgcTGGCGAACTGTCTTTGCATTGAGCCTGAGCTGCTCAACAGCTTCCTGGAAACCTCGATTCTAGGCGACATTGCGACAAGCATCACCGAGCAGGGCGTTCAGAGCGAAGATCTATATACTCAGACCGCTGAGCTACTTCGCGTCGCACTGCTCCACGAGGATGCACAAGAGTAA
- a CDS encoding hypothetical protein (encoded by transcript BESB_020920), with translation MMTGSGIIVAVRLNDDSLRYLADEGAGGFMIKLAKKADEGVVSRAALAQACLVPLQQEEEKQYIDGWIENLVDTVSGNVPVAQEFSSASLCLMSADTSRQSRLFQKTGTGPVLHIFNPHTAPEALLWEAATVANLAKNPTNFPEFLREETLDTLHEMSNSVWNEVRLNAAWTFVFLSLHKAFHKQAIGRWAAWVRDVLTIGVCSEDGITNSIIELFFANITGKETTRCYEAPAVRRYLDSLHQTDNTVREQAQAFVTSLASVYPKEMIDSLLVLCSVSHDGDVARDALATLATLLSDPDTAEAAIACDAYLPFLCLAGRPDESIQLLCARLLVKLISTKDVFLKYEDLEPASVLLYLCDSKSHAVQECAFNGIWVAMEMARRNPENLAIPVLRSCREDVPGDSVHHSYRSSVAQADAAFAKHRAADAATKEYFGLECLCALLVDASAPVQGRLAYKIESFTADTTNLSRMNDLCTRALAYSLVALGQSVVDSVKSRVVTAFMQLVSLDRQSRAAAFQESLAGRGTSDQPLVSALTSREPTARKTVQPEYRFTQARLALDHFLADNYTQCLCGILLDASASPLLKQQCLSAIRQSLSDPLVCQYLGKTDFMSRLFSEEIATSAGDPTDFYFMYCHILSHPVTLGHISNYMGILENILRDVKAYPSLALPLAKLLDAACFLPHIQGYVSEEHF, from the exons ATGATGACTGGATCAGGTATTATTGTCGCTGTCCGGCTCAATGACGACTCCTTGCGTTACCTGGCGGACGAAGGTGCTGGAGGTTTCATGATTAAGCTTGCGAAAAAGGCAGATGAAGGAGTGGTTTCTCGGGCGGCACTCGCGCAGGCTTGCTTGGTGCCTCTTcagcaagaagaagaaaaacagtaTATCGACGGATGGATTGAAAACCTTGTAGATACGGTGTCTGGCAACGTCCCCGTCGCTCAAGAATTCAGCA GTGCCTCCTTGTGTTTAATGAGCGCCGACACTTCACGGCAGTCCCGTCTTTTCCAGAAGACAGGCACTGGTCCTGTTCTCCACATCTTCAACCCTCATACGGCACCAGAGGCCCTTCTGTGGGAAGCAGCCACCGTCGCCAATCTCGCGAAGAACCCAACCAACTTTCCAGAGTTCCTCCGAGAGGAGACTCTGGACACTTTACACGAAATGTCGAACTCGGTTTGGAATGAAGTCAGGCTCAATGCGGCGTGGACGTTCGTGTTCCTCTCGCTTCATAAG GCTTTCCATAAACAGGCCATCGGCCGTTGGGCCGCTTGGGTCCGTGACGTCTTGACAATCGGAGTCTGCTCGGAGGACGGAATCACTAATAGTATTATCGAACTCTTCTTTGCAAACATCACTGGGAAGGAGACGACACGATGCTATGAGGCGCCCGCAGTTCGCCGGTACCTTGACAGCTTGCATCAGACAGACAATACTGTCCGCGAGCAGGCTCAAGCGTTTGTGACGAGTCTGGCCAGCGTCTACCCAAAGGAGATGATTGACTCCTTGCTGGTGCTTTGCTCAGTATCGCACGATGGTGACGTTGCCCGAGATGCCTTGGCAACGCTGGCAACACTTCTGTCTGATCCGGATACAGCTGAAGCAGCGATCGCCTGCGATGCGTATCTACCTTTCTTATGTCTCGCCGGTCGGCCGGACGAGAGTATTCAGCTTCTTTGTGCACGCCTCCTCGTGAAACTGATTTCAACTAAAGATGTTTTTCTCAAATATGAAGATCTCGAGCCCGCCTCAGTTCTACTCTACTTGTGTGACTCCAAGAGCCATGCCGTCCAAGAATGCGCATTCAATGGGATCTGGGTTGCTATGGAAATGGCTCGCCGTAATCCGGAAAACCTTGCTATACCTGTGTTGCGTTCTTGCCGCGAGGACGTACCTGGAGATAGCGTTCATCATTCTTACCGGTCCTCAGTAGCACAAGCAGACGCGGCATTTGCCAAGCACCGGGCAGCTGATGCAGCAACGAAGGAATACTTCGGCCTGGAATGCCTTTGTGCCCTCCTTGTGGATGCGTCAGCGCCCGTTCAGGGGCGGCTCGCGTATAAAATCGAATCTTTTACAGCAGACACCACCAACTTGAGTCGCATGAACGATCTCTGCACCCGCGCGCTTGCTTACAGTTTAGTAGCGCTTGGACAGTCTGTTGTTGATTCGGTAAAATCCAGGGTCGTGACGGCTTTCATGCAGCTCGTGTCCCTCGATCGCCAgtcgcgagcagcagcgttTCAAGAGTCTCTCGCTGGAAGAGGTACTTCGGATCAGCCGCTGGTGTCTGCCTTAACCAGTCGCGAGCCGACTGCGAGAAAAACGGTCCAGCCCGAATATCGCTTCACCCAGGCTCGTCTCGCTCTTGACCATTTTCTGGCAGATAATTATACGCAGTGCCTATGTGGAATCCTCCTAGACGCATCTGCAAGTCCGCTTCTGAAACAGCAGTGCTTGTCCGCGATTCGCCAGAGTCTGAGTGACCCTTTGGTTTGCCAGTACCTAGGGAAAACAGACTTCAtgtcgcgtctcttctcggAAGAGATCGCGACATCGGCCGGAGACCCGACGGACTTTTACTTCATGTACTGCCATATTCTTAGCCATCCAGTCACGCTGGGGCATATCTCCAACTACATGGGAATCCTGGAAAACATTCTCAGAGACGTAAAG GCCTACCCTTCGCTAGCGCTTCCCCTTGCAAAGCTCCTGGATGCGGCGTGCTTTCTTCCTCACATTCAAGGGTACGTTTCGGAAGAACACTTCTAA
- a CDS encoding hypothetical protein (encoded by transcript BESB_020930) encodes MLERSCKAGDPPVRTATPSDKVSTPVKDEEPATDNSDKSQADSLLEQLAAVPEGDEGSLLPQLPGQVPSSEQGRWEDKGEATLFKHQQLLTRLRLFMPSIVEETEEDLARQEEEEDEDYAFERAPAAAAAMEDDHEALFDSNFLRFVIDTNSIGKDPSRENPEFRQDFPDLLKILQTKLKQEDKFIKYIAGQITSLRIKEKLLLLKYIRHVALNSDNSIAMFKSGGGFATLLNLCLQNDEMLEHLPGKGTALELEY; translated from the exons ATGTTGGAAAGGAGTTGCAAGGCGGGGGACCCGCCAGTTCGGACGGCGACTCCTTCAGATAAGGTGTCGACTCCAGTCAAAGATGAGGAACCTGCGACAGATAACTCGGACAAGAGTCAAGCAGACAGTCTGCTGGAGCAGCTTGCCGCCGTGCCTGAAGGGGACGAAGGTagtcttcttcctcagcttCCAGGACAAGTGCCGAGCTCGGAGCAGGGGCGGTGGGAAGACAAGGGAGAGGCAACCCTTTTCAAGCATCAGCAGCTCCTCAC GAGATTGCGGCTTTTCATGCCAAGCATCGTAGAGGAAACGGAAGAAGACTTAGCTCGacaagaggaagaggaagacgaagattACGCCTTCGAAAGGGCacctgccgcagcggctgccatGGAGGATGACCACGAAG CCCTTTTCGACTCAAACTTCTTACGCTTCGTCATTGACACAAACTCCATCGGCAAAGATCCTTCTCGAGAAAATCCTGAATTTCGCCAGGATTTTCCAGATCTGCTCAAAATCCTGCAGACGAAACTCAAGCAAGAGGACAAATTTATCAAATATATTGCTGGGCAGATCACGTCCCTCCGCATCAAAGAAAAACTTCTGCTGCTCAAGTACATCAGGCATGTGGCTCTAAACTCTGACAATTCCATCGCCATGTTCAAATCAGGCGGTGGATTCGCAACCCTGTTGAACCTCTGCCTGCAAAATGATGAGATGCTCGAGCACCTACCCGGTAAAGGAACTGCCCTCGAACTCGAGTACTAA